A genomic segment from Thermodesulfobacteriota bacterium encodes:
- a CDS encoding 2-isopropylmalate synthase — MSSDIVKIFDTTLRDGEQAPGCGMTVEEKLRVAYQLEKLGVDIIEAGFPISSEGDFQSVKLIADKIRGCEIAGLCRANFNDIDRGWEAIKGAEYPRIHTFIATSDIHLKHKLRKDKEEVLEIISAAVKHAKRYTDNVEFSTEDATRTELDYLCRSVDIAIRAGATTINIPDTVGYTVPEEFSHIIRTLKEKVPGLDKVTLSVHCHDDLGLAVANSIAAIKEGARQVECTINGLGERAGNASLEEIVMALKVRSDRHPYKTRIVTEQIYPTSRIVSQVTGVSVPPNKAIVGANAFAHEAGIHQDGVLKERITYEIMKAEEIGIPSNKIILGKHSGRHAFRKRLEEYGYFLSEKDFLTAFKKFKDLADKKKFVFDEDIEALISEEFVRSSDYYKLITANFSGGTDMNPVATVKLDVEGEEVTVSESGGGPVDAAYKAISKATGMNPNLEHYMVASITGGTDAQGEVTVRIEEDGIFSQGQGSSTDIVVASAKAYINALNKLRWRKDHPKKATTTGL; from the coding sequence ATGAGTAGTGATATAGTTAAAATATTTGATACTACACTTAGAGACGGAGAGCAAGCCCCTGGATGTGGAATGACCGTAGAGGAAAAACTCAGGGTTGCTTACCAATTAGAAAAACTTGGGGTAGACATTATCGAAGCGGGATTCCCCATCTCGTCGGAGGGTGATTTTCAATCAGTAAAGCTTATTGCCGATAAAATCAGGGGCTGTGAAATTGCGGGCCTCTGTAGGGCCAATTTTAATGATATTGATAGAGGTTGGGAAGCAATAAAAGGAGCCGAATATCCGCGGATTCATACCTTTATCGCGACCTCCGATATTCATCTCAAGCACAAACTCAGAAAAGACAAGGAAGAGGTTCTGGAAATAATCAGTGCCGCCGTTAAGCACGCTAAGCGATATACGGACAACGTTGAATTCTCAACCGAAGATGCCACTAGAACGGAGCTCGATTACCTTTGCCGGTCCGTGGATATAGCCATAAGAGCCGGTGCTACGACTATTAATATCCCAGATACGGTCGGATATACAGTTCCAGAGGAGTTCTCACATATAATAAGAACATTGAAAGAGAAGGTTCCTGGCCTCGACAAGGTAACATTGAGCGTCCATTGCCACGACGATCTGGGACTGGCTGTCGCAAACTCAATTGCGGCAATTAAGGAAGGTGCGAGGCAGGTCGAATGCACGATTAATGGGCTTGGCGAACGGGCAGGAAATGCATCGCTTGAAGAAATCGTTATGGCGCTTAAGGTACGAAGTGACAGGCATCCCTATAAGACCAGAATTGTCACGGAACAGATCTACCCAACAAGCAGAATAGTATCACAGGTCACAGGGGTAAGTGTTCCGCCAAATAAAGCGATAGTGGGAGCCAATGCTTTTGCACATGAAGCAGGGATACATCAAGACGGGGTCCTAAAGGAAAGAATTACTTATGAAATCATGAAGGCCGAGGAAATTGGTATTCCCTCAAATAAAATAATCCTTGGAAAGCACTCGGGCAGACATGCATTCAGAAAAAGGCTCGAAGAGTATGGCTATTTTCTAAGCGAAAAGGATTTTCTCACTGCATTTAAAAAGTTTAAAGACCTCGCAGACAAGAAGAAGTTTGTTTTTGACGAGGATATTGAGGCACTTATCAGTGAGGAATTTGTCCGTTCTTCGGATTACTATAAGCTCATCACTGCTAATTTTTCAGGTGGGACCGATATGAATCCAGTCGCAACCGTTAAGCTCGATGTAGAAGGAGAGGAGGTAACAGTATCCGAGAGTGGTGGAGGTCCAGTAGATGCGGCTTATAAGGCCATTTCCAAGGCAACTGGTATGAATCCCAATCTTGAACACTACATGGTAGCTTCAATTACTGGCGGTACAGACGCGCAAGGCGAAGTTACCGTAAGAATCGAGGAGGATGGAATTTTCTCTCAGGGTCAAGGTTCGAGTACTGACATTGTGGTTGCTAGCGCAAAGGCTTATATAAATGCTCTCAATAAGCTCAGATGGAGAAAGGATCACCCTAAAAAAGCAACAACAACTGGACTTTAG
- a CDS encoding Rieske 2Fe-2S domain-containing protein: MGRPGYVKVATVDELPSGCGKLVMGPLEKPIALFNVNGDFFAINYICPHMGGPLGEGKLNGYVVSCPWHGWTFDVRTGLPDHPGGHSVSAYNVKIEGNDVFIGWLKKV; encoded by the coding sequence ATGGGAAGGCCCGGTTATGTAAAGGTAGCAACGGTTGACGAACTCCCCTCTGGATGCGGGAAACTCGTCATGGGCCCATTGGAAAAGCCGATTGCACTGTTCAATGTTAACGGAGATTTTTTTGCCATTAACTATATATGTCCCCACATGGGGGGACCTCTCGGAGAAGGAAAATTGAACGGTTATGTTGTATCATGCCCCTGGCACGGTTGGACATTCGATGTCAGGACTGGCTTACCCGACCACCCAGGAGGCCATTCTGTTTCGGCCTACAATGTTAAGATTGAAGGTAATGATGTCTTTATCGGGTGGTTAAAGAAGGTATAA
- a CDS encoding nucleotidyl transferase AbiEii/AbiGii toxin family protein produces MKKVATFNKNEREELFLETAARKGMQGAAIEKDFWICWALMKLFEDDDLKELFRFKGGTTLSKCFQVIDRFSEDIDLVLDWSVLTDEDPYEGRSNTQQDIFNKKLNKLAEDYIGRDLLPILNGLMQPPCDARVDSYDGQTVIIQYPKLFSGTYLRPEIRLEIGPISSMVPCSKYSIRPYAAEVFPEKFENSFANVVSIVPERTFWEKVTILHVEAHRPAGKSHPARYSRHYYDVYKMLDTDIEMKGLKNLKLLDDVVNFKKRFYYSNWAKYDLATPRTIKLIPDESRLKSLMEDYEAMEEMIFGAYPTFDHIIDKLRAFQKKLNELK; encoded by the coding sequence ATGAAGAAAGTAGCTACTTTTAACAAAAACGAGCGTGAAGAACTTTTTCTTGAAACAGCTGCACGTAAAGGGATGCAAGGAGCAGCGATAGAAAAAGACTTTTGGATCTGCTGGGCATTAATGAAGCTCTTCGAGGATGACGACCTAAAAGAGTTGTTTAGGTTTAAAGGTGGAACAACTCTCTCAAAGTGCTTCCAAGTAATTGATCGTTTTTCAGAAGATATAGATTTGGTATTAGATTGGTCGGTGTTGACCGATGAGGATCCATACGAAGGCCGAAGCAACACACAACAAGATATTTTCAACAAGAAATTAAACAAATTAGCGGAGGACTATATCGGCAGAGACTTGTTGCCCATTTTGAATGGTTTAATGCAACCGCCGTGCGACGCAAGAGTGGATTCATACGATGGGCAAACAGTTATTATCCAATATCCCAAACTTTTTTCTGGTACATACTTGCGGCCAGAAATACGATTAGAAATTGGGCCCATCAGTTCAATGGTTCCGTGCTCTAAATACTCGATACGGCCTTATGCAGCAGAGGTATTTCCAGAAAAATTTGAAAATTCGTTTGCTAACGTCGTTTCTATCGTTCCTGAAAGAACATTTTGGGAGAAAGTAACAATACTGCATGTTGAGGCACACAGGCCAGCTGGAAAGTCACATCCAGCTCGTTATTCGAGGCATTATTATGATGTTTATAAAATGTTGGATACAGATATTGAGATGAAGGGATTAAAGAATTTGAAGTTGTTGGATGATGTTGTGAATTTTAAAAAACGTTTTTATTACAGTAATTGGGCAAAATATGATCTGGCAACCCCTAGAACAATAAAGCTAATACCCGACGAATCAAGGCTTAAGTCATTGATGGAAGATTACGAAGCGATGGAGGAAATGATTTTCGGTGCATATCCCACGTTCGATCATATTATCGATAAATTAAGAGCGTTCCAAAAAAAACTGAATGAATTGAAATAA
- a CDS encoding DUF6088 family protein, translating to MQSIENKVISRIYGNGRGWAFFKNDFADLGNANTIDKVLSRLLDKGHIRRVIRGIYDYPKYSKLLEQDLSPDVDQVAQVFARKFGWKIQISGNAALNVLGLSTQVPTKYLYYTDGKSKVYQIGNIELEFKKTTLKDIGLKYPESELVVQAIKALGNKTLTKQQRQTIFNYFRSEKHGRILKDTKYTTSWVYEIIKAIFKNKE from the coding sequence ATGCAATCCATTGAAAATAAAGTAATAAGCAGGATTTATGGCAATGGTAGGGGTTGGGCGTTTTTCAAAAATGATTTTGCCGATTTGGGGAATGCAAATACCATTGATAAGGTTTTGAGTCGCTTATTAGATAAAGGTCACATTCGCAGGGTTATACGTGGTATATACGATTACCCAAAATACAGCAAATTATTAGAGCAAGATTTAAGCCCAGACGTTGATCAAGTGGCACAGGTTTTCGCCCGGAAATTTGGATGGAAAATTCAGATTTCAGGTAATGCGGCGTTGAACGTGTTAGGTCTATCAACACAGGTTCCTACTAAATATCTTTACTACACTGATGGTAAGAGTAAGGTGTATCAGATTGGCAATATTGAACTGGAATTTAAGAAAACAACCTTAAAAGATATAGGTCTGAAATACCCAGAGAGTGAATTAGTGGTTCAAGCGATTAAAGCATTAGGTAATAAAACACTGACCAAACAACAAAGGCAAACCATATTCAATTATTTTCGTTCCGAAAAACACGGGCGTATTTTGAAAGATACAAAATACACAACAAGCTGGGTCTATGAAATTATTAAAGCTATATTTAAAAATAAGGAATGA
- a CDS encoding Nif3-like dinuclear metal center hexameric protein has product MTKLANIVEFLNNYLKIDDIKDTCWNGLQLEGKSEVKKIAFAVDASIETFKIAIEKQADLIVVHHGHFWHTQNPSITGWARERIDILYKHQMSLYACHLPLDRHRIVGNNARLLKLLGVTINSEFLLHGGKNIGWIGMTKRAVSLKQIGRKLNTELNTNCIVLPFGKEKVKTIAVCSGGGGYGGFYEALNSGVDLYITGDAIEVYYTAQDSKMNVIFAGHHATETLGLKALAEVVKRKFRIHCMFIDLPTGL; this is encoded by the coding sequence ATGACAAAGTTAGCAAATATCGTCGAGTTCTTAAATAACTATCTGAAAATAGATGACATAAAAGACACATGCTGGAATGGGCTTCAACTCGAGGGCAAATCAGAAGTAAAGAAAATTGCCTTTGCGGTTGATGCAAGCATAGAAACATTTAAAATAGCCATAGAGAAACAAGCCGATTTAATTGTTGTACATCATGGACATTTTTGGCACACACAAAACCCTTCAATAACCGGTTGGGCAAGAGAAAGGATAGATATTCTGTATAAACACCAGATGTCGCTATATGCCTGCCACCTACCTTTGGACAGACATAGGATAGTCGGAAACAATGCTCGGCTGTTGAAATTGCTTGGAGTAACGATCAACAGTGAATTCTTGTTACATGGGGGTAAAAATATCGGTTGGATTGGTATGACTAAAAGAGCAGTCTCATTGAAACAAATCGGGCGGAAACTAAACACCGAATTGAATACAAATTGTATTGTGCTTCCGTTTGGAAAGGAGAAAGTCAAAACTATTGCCGTTTGTAGTGGCGGTGGAGGATATGGAGGTTTTTACGAAGCATTGAATTCAGGTGTCGATCTATATATTACTGGCGATGCAATCGAAGTCTATTATACGGCACAGGATTCTAAAATGAACGTAATCTTTGCAGGCCACCACGCCACAGAGACCTTAGGATTAAAGGCCCTGGCAGAAGTTGTTAAGCGGAAATTTAGAATCCACTGCATGTTTATAGATTTGCCGACAGGGCTCTAG
- a CDS encoding AAA family ATPase — MAFPSEKIASFIRAEYPLIYLVSWEEERVEESLRLLSKESFRDDYNVYSWSCTNGFSGENGESEGINDALSALKKVQETNEKGFFLFKDLHFFLKDPKIIRELKDLHQTLKSSSKTLFIVSPSVVLPAELEREMTIFEIGLPDSDDARIIFDEVTSPLKDKSHQNHYTPEFREKCVHALQGLASSEMKFALKRILLDGEERSEEEIVTSLMDEKALLINRIGTLEYIRGRVGLDDIGGLENLKEWLKTRALAFAPDARQYGLDMPKGLLIMGISGCGKSLCAKAVASVWNLPLLRLDLNQLYSGIFGTPEEAFRNTIKTVETISPCVLWIDEIEAGITRSGEKTSDSPASRIFGSFLTWMQEKKYPVFIAATANQIDLLPPEILRKGRFDEIFFVSLPSKKARKEIFRIHLVNRHKDPDSFDIDSLAKNTEGLSGSEIEQVVVSALFEAYSKQKELDERELIIAASSIVPLSTTMREEISRLERWASDRAVAASK; from the coding sequence ATGGCATTTCCATCTGAAAAAATAGCAAGTTTTATAAGGGCTGAATATCCACTTATCTACCTTGTTAGTTGGGAAGAAGAACGTGTCGAGGAGTCGCTGAGACTGCTTTCGAAGGAGTCGTTCCGTGATGATTACAATGTATACTCCTGGTCCTGTACCAACGGGTTTAGTGGCGAGAATGGAGAATCAGAAGGAATCAACGACGCCTTGAGTGCTTTGAAAAAAGTTCAAGAGACCAATGAAAAGGGATTCTTTCTTTTTAAAGACCTTCACTTTTTTCTTAAGGACCCAAAGATAATAAGAGAATTGAAAGACCTGCACCAAACCTTGAAAAGTAGCTCTAAAACCCTATTCATCGTCTCACCCTCTGTAGTCCTTCCCGCTGAACTAGAAAGGGAAATGACCATATTCGAAATTGGACTTCCAGATTCAGATGATGCCAGGATAATATTTGACGAAGTGACAAGTCCACTTAAAGATAAAAGCCATCAAAATCACTATACCCCCGAGTTCAGGGAAAAATGCGTTCACGCTTTGCAGGGTCTTGCATCTTCCGAAATGAAATTTGCTCTAAAGAGGATTCTGCTGGATGGAGAAGAAAGAAGTGAAGAAGAGATTGTTACATCCCTCATGGATGAGAAGGCTCTCTTAATAAATAGAATCGGAACACTGGAATACATCAGAGGTAGAGTAGGCTTGGATGACATTGGCGGACTTGAAAATCTTAAGGAATGGCTAAAAACCAGGGCATTAGCATTTGCCCCCGATGCCAGGCAATACGGCCTTGACATGCCAAAGGGATTACTGATAATGGGAATTAGCGGTTGTGGTAAGAGCTTATGTGCTAAGGCTGTCGCTTCTGTTTGGAATTTACCGCTATTGAGGCTCGATCTAAATCAACTTTATAGCGGCATATTTGGAACACCCGAAGAAGCCTTTCGAAACACAATAAAGACCGTTGAGACAATTTCTCCCTGTGTGCTATGGATAGACGAGATTGAGGCCGGGATCACAAGAAGCGGAGAAAAGACAAGCGATAGTCCCGCATCGAGGATATTCGGCTCTTTCCTTACCTGGATGCAGGAAAAGAAATACCCCGTATTTATAGCTGCCACTGCAAATCAAATCGACTTGCTACCGCCAGAGATCTTGAGAAAGGGCAGGTTTGATGAGATCTTCTTCGTATCCCTACCATCAAAAAAAGCACGAAAAGAGATATTCCGAATTCATCTTGTCAACCGCCATAAGGATCCCGACTCTTTCGATATAGATTCCCTTGCCAAGAACACTGAAGGACTTTCCGGTTCAGAGATTGAACAGGTTGTGGTCTCTGCCCTTTTTGAAGCCTATTCAAAACAAAAGGAATTGGATGAGAGAGAACTCATAATCGCAGCATCTTCTATAGTTCCACTCTCTACAACCATGCGTGAAGAGATTTCCAGATTAGAGAGATGGGCATCAGATCGAGCAGTAGCAGCATCAAAGTGA